The DNA window TCGATGGTCCAGCGCTACAACGGCGATCTGGCGAACGACTGGGGCAACCTGTGCTCCCGCCTGTTCAACATGACCGAGAAGTACCTTGATGGCGTTGTTCCGGCCAGACCCTCCTTGGCGGACACAGATGCGGACGGGACGCTCAAGGCCATTGCGGGCTTCCTTCCGGAGAAGTACGAGGCGGCCATGTCACGCCTCGACTACGTGGCGGCGCTCGAGGCAACTTGGGATCTTGTGAAGGATGCGAACCGCTACATAGAGAACGAAGCACCATGGAACCTTGCAAAGGCCGAGGAAACGCGCGGCCGCCTCGAGGCAGTGCTCTACAACGCGCTTGAGTCGGTGCGAATCGCGGCATTGTTCTGCGCACCGGTGATGCCGGAGACGAGCGCTGACGTTTGGCGTCGACTGGACCTTGGGGATATCCAGCGCGTAACCGATATCGCCGCCGAGGGCCGGTGGGGTCAGCTGCCGGAGGGCAACAGGGTGA is part of the Actinomycetota bacterium genome and encodes:
- a CDS encoding methionine--tRNA ligase; amino-acid sequence: SMVQRYNGDLANDWGNLCSRLFNMTEKYLDGVVPARPSLADTDADGTLKAIAGFLPEKYEAAMSRLDYVAALEATWDLVKDANRYIENEAPWNLAKAEETRGRLEAVLYNALESVRIAALFCAPVMPETSADVWRRLDLGDIQRVTDIAAEGRWGQLPEGNRVSKGEPLYPRIYEDK